In one Pseudodesulfovibrio tunisiensis genomic region, the following are encoded:
- a CDS encoding helix-turn-helix domain-containing protein — protein sequence MERKIGKRIRNYREKQELSIRDLSGRTGLKEEFLTAVEENENYPSLGPLLKIARALGVRLGTFLDDQVSRDPLIVRLDERDQEMTMHAGGTAGFKYHSLGRGKTDRHMEPFFIEVLPETRDDTTLSSHEGEEFILVQSGRVAVIYGKEESVLEAGDSVYYNSVVPHNVRCVGDEKAEIYAVLYFPE from the coding sequence ATGGAGAGGAAGATCGGTAAACGCATCCGGAATTACCGTGAAAAACAGGAACTGAGCATCAGGGATCTCTCTGGCAGAACCGGACTGAAGGAAGAATTTCTCACAGCGGTCGAGGAAAACGAAAACTATCCGTCCCTTGGGCCGCTGCTCAAGATAGCCCGCGCACTGGGTGTGCGTCTGGGCACTTTTCTGGACGATCAAGTGAGCCGCGATCCCCTGATCGTGCGGCTGGATGAACGAGATCAAGAAATGACCATGCATGCCGGCGGAACGGCCGGCTTCAAATATCACTCTCTGGGGCGCGGCAAGACCGACCGCCACATGGAACCGTTTTTCATTGAAGTACTGCCTGAGACCCGAGACGACACCACGCTGAGCTCCCATGAGGGCGAGGAGTTCATTCTGGTCCAGTCCGGCAGGGTGGCCGTGATCTACGGCAAGGAAGAGTCCGTGCTCGAAGCGGGCGATTCGGTCTACTACAACTCCGTGGTGCCGCACAACGTGCGCTGCGTGGGCGATGAAAAGGCCGAAATCTACGCTGTCCTGTATTTTCCGGAATAG
- a CDS encoding helix-turn-helix domain-containing protein: MEQYKDIAPRLAGIRDDIGWTVEEMADLLGRTPEEVTRFESGTEEIPVGYLLDVSRLCRVDLTTLISGKEPHLKSYALVRKGEGFSVDRRKDYDYKSLGYKFVGREMEPFLIRVPAKERDTMTDTSHRGQEFIYILEGRLEMRMGEEYLELEPGDSIYFNSETPHALRGMGGNEAVFLDVIL; encoded by the coding sequence ATGGAGCAGTACAAGGACATTGCTCCGAGGCTGGCGGGGATTCGGGATGACATCGGGTGGACGGTCGAGGAAATGGCCGATCTGCTCGGGCGCACCCCGGAAGAGGTCACCCGGTTCGAGTCCGGCACCGAGGAAATACCCGTGGGGTATCTTCTGGACGTGTCCCGGCTCTGCCGCGTGGACCTGACCACGCTCATCTCGGGCAAGGAACCCCATCTCAAATCCTATGCGCTGGTGCGCAAGGGCGAAGGGTTCTCCGTGGACCGACGCAAGGACTACGACTACAAGAGTCTGGGCTACAAGTTCGTGGGCCGGGAAATGGAGCCGTTCCTGATCCGCGTTCCGGCCAAGGAACGCGACACCATGACCGACACCAGCCACCGGGGACAGGAGTTCATCTACATCCTCGAAGGCCGTCTCGAAATGCGCATGGGCGAAGAATATCTTGAGCTGGAGCCCGGCGATTCCATCTACTTCAACTCGGAGACGCCCCACGCCCTGCGTGGCATGGGCGGCAACGAAGCCGTGTTTCTCGACGTGATTCTTTAG
- a CDS encoding AMP-binding protein produces the protein MQIKKHFNDYKEFREQYVLDCPENFNFAFDVLDHKDPAELALIHVDDKGNRREFDFGFFQQTSRKLANALKAKGVKKGDRVMFILFRRVEYWTVMLALHRIGAIPIPSPSLLTSKDIRQRVNYANVSLFICEDSVAERVDKVRADCPNLRLCVQMGDSEPHEGWEDYETLLQGGDPEYPRPDDAPGGDDPMVIFFSSGTTGLAKMVLHDYGYAFSHYTTGVMWHDLKPGDIHLTVSDTGWGKSVWGKFYGQWMAGAVIFVWDFRGKFHPEQLLQVMADNRLTTFCAPPTIYRFLVREDLSKYDLSSLRHCTTAGELLNHSVFDAWKEALGLSIYEGYGQTETTLQVATFKFMKPKPGSIGKPVPGWDIALLDREGNKVPLGEEGEICIRIDKPVLGLFDGYMDEPEKTASVKFDGWYHTGDKAWADEDGYLWFMGRTDDVIKSSGYRIGPFEVESAIITHEAVVEAAVTGVPDPVRGMAVKATIVLAPGYEPSEELTKSIQAQVRSVTAPYKYPRIVEYVDELPKTISGKIKRAEIRANDMKKYK, from the coding sequence ATGCAAATCAAGAAACATTTCAACGACTACAAGGAATTTCGCGAGCAGTACGTTCTGGACTGCCCGGAAAACTTCAATTTCGCCTTTGACGTTCTGGACCACAAGGACCCGGCCGAGCTGGCCCTGATCCACGTGGACGACAAGGGCAACCGCCGGGAATTCGATTTCGGATTTTTTCAGCAGACCTCGCGCAAGCTGGCCAATGCGCTCAAGGCCAAAGGCGTGAAAAAGGGCGACCGGGTCATGTTCATCCTGTTCCGCAGGGTGGAGTACTGGACCGTGATGCTCGCCCTGCACCGCATCGGCGCGATCCCCATTCCGTCCCCGTCCCTGCTCACGTCCAAGGACATCCGCCAGCGCGTGAACTACGCCAACGTCAGCCTGTTCATCTGCGAGGACTCCGTGGCCGAACGCGTGGACAAGGTGCGCGCGGACTGCCCCAATCTGCGCCTGTGCGTGCAGATGGGCGATTCCGAGCCGCACGAGGGCTGGGAGGACTACGAGACCCTGCTTCAGGGCGGCGATCCCGAATATCCGCGCCCGGACGACGCGCCCGGCGGCGACGACCCCATGGTCATCTTCTTTTCCTCGGGCACCACGGGGCTGGCCAAGATGGTGCTGCACGACTACGGCTACGCGTTCTCCCACTACACCACGGGCGTGATGTGGCACGATCTGAAGCCCGGCGACATCCACCTGACCGTGTCGGACACGGGCTGGGGCAAGTCGGTCTGGGGCAAGTTCTACGGCCAGTGGATGGCCGGAGCCGTGATTTTCGTCTGGGATTTCCGGGGCAAGTTCCACCCGGAACAGCTGCTTCAGGTCATGGCCGACAACAGGCTGACCACGTTCTGCGCTCCGCCGACCATCTACCGGTTCCTTGTGCGCGAGGATCTGTCCAAATACGACCTGTCCTCCCTGCGCCACTGCACCACGGCCGGCGAGCTGCTCAACCATTCCGTGTTCGATGCATGGAAGGAGGCGCTGGGCCTGTCCATCTACGAGGGCTACGGCCAGACCGAAACCACGTTGCAGGTGGCGACCTTCAAGTTCATGAAGCCCAAGCCCGGGTCCATTGGCAAGCCCGTGCCCGGCTGGGACATCGCCCTGCTGGATCGGGAAGGCAACAAGGTGCCTCTCGGCGAGGAAGGCGAAATCTGCATCCGCATCGACAAGCCCGTGCTGGGCCTGTTCGACGGCTACATGGACGAGCCGGAAAAGACCGCGTCCGTCAAGTTCGACGGCTGGTATCACACCGGCGACAAGGCATGGGCCGACGAGGACGGCTACCTCTGGTTCATGGGCCGCACCGACGACGTGATCAAGAGCTCGGGCTACCGCATCGGCCCCTTCGAGGTCGAATCCGCGATCATCACCCACGAGGCCGTGGTGGAGGCCGCCGTGACCGGCGTGCCCGACCCGGTGCGCGGCATGGCGGTCAAGGCCACCATTGTCCTTGCCCCGGGCTACGAGCCGTCCGAGGAACTGACCAAATCCATTCAGGCGCAGGTCCGCAGCGTGACCGCGCCCTACAAGTACCCTCGCATCGTGGAGTATGTGGACGAGCTGCCCAAGACCATCTCCGGCAAGATCAAGCGTGCGGAAATCCGCGCCAACGACATGAAGAAATACAAGTAG
- a CDS encoding IS1595 family transposase — translation MRKSRLDRKKQLRLIEHFVAGTTARCAADLVGVNFKTAAYYFHRLREIIAEEESSEGMAFGEFEVDESYFGGRRKGKRGRGAAGKVPVFGILKRGGKVYTQVIPDAKGKTLMPIIQEKIQPDSVVYSDCWYGYNVLDVSEFKHFRINHSKLFADSQNHINGIENFWNQAKRHMRKFNGIPTKHFHLFLKECEWRFNNSNPRSQLKQLRQWVKKHMG, via the coding sequence ATGCGAAAGAGCCGTTTAGATCGCAAGAAGCAGCTCCGTTTGATTGAGCATTTTGTAGCTGGGACAACAGCACGATGTGCCGCTGATCTGGTCGGTGTGAACTTCAAAACGGCTGCGTACTATTTTCACCGGCTTCGTGAAATTATAGCCGAAGAAGAGTCCAGCGAAGGAATGGCTTTCGGCGAATTTGAAGTTGATGAAAGCTATTTCGGCGGCAGACGAAAGGGCAAACGTGGTCGTGGGGCCGCAGGGAAAGTGCCGGTGTTCGGAATTCTTAAAAGAGGCGGGAAGGTATACACACAGGTGATTCCCGACGCCAAGGGCAAAACGTTGATGCCGATTATCCAAGAGAAGATTCAGCCCGACAGCGTCGTTTACTCAGATTGCTGGTACGGCTACAATGTCCTTGATGTGTCCGAGTTCAAGCACTTCAGGATCAACCATTCCAAGCTGTTCGCCGACAGCCAGAATCACATCAATGGGATTGAGAACTTTTGGAACCAGGCCAAGCGTCACATGAGAAAATTCAACGGCATTCCGACCAAGCATTTCCATCTCTTTTTGAAGGAATGCGAGTGGCGTTTTAACAACAGCAATCCGCGAAGCCAACTTAAACAGTTGAGACAGTGGGTTAAGAAGCATATGGGCTAG
- a CDS encoding MetS family NSS transporter small subunit yields the protein MSIESILMMAFGLTLTWGGASLCIRRALKGSPED from the coding sequence ATGAGCATTGAATCCATCCTGATGATGGCCTTCGGCCTGACCCTGACCTGGGGCGGAGCCAGCCTCTGCATCCGCAGGGCCCTGAAAGGCTCGCCTGAAGACTAG
- a CDS encoding sodium-dependent transporter, giving the protein MSQRETWGSRTGFILAAVGSAIGLGNIWRFPYMAYENGGGAFLIPYIFAMLTAGIPFMIMEFGLGHRYRGAAPKIFASLNRRWEWLGWTQVLVAFAIATYYVTVVGWSISYFVMSFTQAWGPDTKSFFFGEYLQLGGSPIKLGSIVWPIFFANTAAWAVVALAIFRGVRKGIEKLNKIFMPVLFLLVLVFIARIAFLPGATDGFNWLYKPDFSALTNYKVWADAYGQIFYTLSIGFAIMLSYSSYLPKKSDINNNACMTVFINCGFSMLAGLMIFGVLGYMAAQQGVAIDQVVSSGVGLAFITLPAAINLLPMPYVLGPLFFLCLVLAGLSSMISIVEAVVSAIIGKFGWSRTAAAALVCGLGFLASVMYTMNGGLFLLDIVDHFVNNFGIIGCCLIEIILVGWFCNLEVLRKHINATSEFNVGDIWKVALRIVTPIVLGYITLSNLIGDLSNNYGDYSTLALGVCGWLVLFGMVILGVGLQFEKGVHTYALVNDEFTKRK; this is encoded by the coding sequence ATGAGTCAACGTGAGACGTGGGGGTCCCGGACCGGGTTCATCCTGGCGGCCGTCGGTTCTGCCATCGGTCTGGGCAACATTTGGCGGTTTCCGTACATGGCGTATGAGAATGGTGGGGGAGCCTTTCTCATTCCGTACATTTTCGCCATGCTGACCGCCGGCATTCCGTTCATGATCATGGAATTCGGCCTTGGGCACCGGTATCGCGGCGCCGCGCCCAAGATTTTCGCTTCGCTCAATCGCCGCTGGGAATGGCTTGGTTGGACGCAGGTCCTGGTGGCTTTTGCCATCGCCACGTATTACGTGACGGTTGTCGGCTGGTCCATTTCCTATTTCGTGATGTCCTTTACCCAGGCATGGGGACCGGACACCAAGTCGTTCTTTTTCGGAGAATATCTTCAGCTCGGCGGCAGCCCGATCAAGCTCGGCTCGATCGTGTGGCCGATCTTCTTTGCCAACACCGCAGCCTGGGCCGTGGTGGCTCTGGCCATTTTCCGCGGCGTGCGCAAGGGCATCGAGAAGCTGAACAAGATATTCATGCCCGTGCTGTTCCTGCTGGTGCTGGTGTTCATCGCCCGCATCGCATTTCTGCCCGGTGCCACGGACGGCTTCAACTGGCTGTACAAGCCGGATTTCTCCGCCCTGACCAACTACAAGGTCTGGGCCGATGCCTACGGACAGATTTTCTACACCCTGTCCATCGGCTTCGCCATCATGCTGTCCTATTCCAGCTATCTGCCCAAGAAGTCGGACATCAACAACAACGCCTGCATGACCGTGTTCATCAACTGCGGCTTTTCCATGCTCGCGGGGCTGATGATCTTCGGCGTTCTCGGCTACATGGCTGCCCAGCAGGGCGTTGCCATCGATCAGGTCGTGAGCTCCGGCGTTGGTCTGGCCTTCATCACCCTGCCTGCGGCCATCAACCTGCTGCCCATGCCCTATGTGCTGGGCCCGCTGTTCTTCCTGTGTCTGGTGCTGGCCGGCCTGTCCTCCATGATCTCCATCGTGGAAGCGGTCGTGTCCGCCATCATCGGCAAGTTCGGCTGGAGCCGTACTGCGGCTGCCGCGCTGGTCTGCGGTCTGGGTTTCCTCGCCTCCGTCATGTACACCATGAACGGCGGCCTGTTCCTGCTGGATATCGTTGACCACTTCGTCAACAACTTCGGCATCATCGGCTGCTGCCTGATCGAAATCATTCTGGTTGGCTGGTTCTGCAACCTCGAAGTGCTGCGCAAGCACATCAATGCCACGTCGGAATTCAATGTGGGCGACATCTGGAAGGTGGCGCTGCGCATCGTGACTCCCATCGTGCTGGGGTACATCACCCTGTCCAACCTGATCGGCGACCTGAGCAACAACTACGGTGATTATTCCACGCTGGCCCTTGGCGTATGCGGATGGCTCGTGCTGTTCGGCATGGTCATTCTGGGCGTGGGGCTGCAGTTCGAAAAGGGCGTGCACACGTACGCTCTGGTCAACGACGAATTCACCAAAAGGAAGTAG
- a CDS encoding metal-sensitive transcriptional regulator — MQDTTPEQEAITKNVLARMRRIEGQVRGIQRMIEEGKECEDVLIQVRAVRSALQSSAKLMLKRYLLRCHAECAENPDGQRESMEKAVKVVTNFIDG, encoded by the coding sequence ATGCAGGACACCACACCGGAACAGGAAGCGATCACCAAGAACGTGCTGGCGCGCATGCGGCGCATCGAGGGACAGGTGCGCGGCATTCAGCGCATGATCGAGGAAGGCAAGGAGTGCGAAGACGTGCTCATTCAGGTCCGGGCCGTGCGGTCCGCATTGCAATCCTCGGCCAAGCTCATGCTCAAGCGCTATCTGCTGCGCTGCCACGCGGAATGCGCGGAAAATCCGGACGGGCAGCGGGAATCCATGGAAAAGGCCGTCAAGGTCGTCACCAACTTCATCGACGGCTGA
- the era gene encoding GTPase Era, with protein sequence MHKFGMVALIGPPNAGKSTLMNQYLGQKIAIVSPRPQTTRNRISGILTTDDAQVVFLDTPGIHRLRGRMNRFLLESAWNAMATADMVVVMLDGALYASKPHLLEKEIAPLVKPVDQAGRPVIVAINKADRLKEKAQLLPVLERAAELWPGAEIFPISALKGKGTDALLSKIMEHVPDGPPMYPEDQISTVPLRFMASEIIREKLFYHLRQELPYSTAVEIEAWEEQPEEDRTIINAVIYTSQKNHKGMIIGKQGETLKSVGTQARKEIAELLGTRVHLELWVKVRSGWTEDPGFLRALGLGD encoded by the coding sequence ATGCATAAATTCGGCATGGTGGCCCTGATCGGGCCGCCCAATGCGGGCAAGTCCACTCTCATGAACCAGTATCTGGGCCAGAAGATTGCCATTGTCTCGCCCCGGCCCCAGACCACGCGCAACCGCATCAGCGGCATCCTGACCACGGATGACGCTCAGGTCGTGTTTCTGGACACCCCGGGCATTCACCGGCTTCGCGGCCGCATGAACCGGTTCCTGCTGGAATCGGCATGGAACGCCATGGCCACCGCAGACATGGTCGTGGTCATGCTGGACGGCGCACTCTACGCGTCCAAGCCCCATCTGCTGGAAAAGGAGATCGCACCGCTGGTCAAACCCGTGGATCAGGCCGGACGGCCCGTGATCGTGGCCATCAACAAGGCGGATCGACTCAAGGAAAAGGCCCAGCTCCTGCCCGTGCTGGAACGCGCGGCAGAACTCTGGCCCGGAGCCGAAATCTTCCCCATCTCCGCGCTCAAGGGCAAAGGGACCGACGCGCTTCTGTCCAAGATCATGGAACATGTGCCCGACGGGCCGCCCATGTACCCGGAAGACCAGATTTCCACGGTGCCGCTCCGTTTCATGGCCTCGGAGATCATCCGCGAAAAGCTTTTCTATCATCTGCGTCAGGAGCTTCCGTATTCCACGGCCGTGGAAATCGAAGCATGGGAAGAGCAGCCCGAAGAGGATCGCACCATCATCAATGCCGTGATCTACACGTCCCAGAAGAATCACAAGGGCATGATCATCGGCAAGCAGGGCGAAACCCTCAAGTCCGTCGGCACCCAGGCCAGAAAGGAAATCGCCGAACTGCTCGGCACGCGCGTGCACCTCGAACTCTGGGTCAAGGTCCGCTCCGGCTGGACCGAAGATCCCGGCTTTCTGCGCGCCCTCGGCCTCGGAGACTAG
- a CDS encoding peroxiredoxin has product MSCGHDHEHEEMLEFAKVGQKVPEFTLEAFDPAEGAFAEVDLGELREQGKWVILFFYPADFTFVCPTELADLASRHADLVKLGAEVVSVSTDTKFTHMAWKADERMLGDVKFRMAADPTGAVSRFFDVWDYETGLALRGTFIINPEGVLVSSEVNFYNVGRNADELFRKMEANTYLIDHPAEACPAKWTPGEKTLTPGEKLVGKVYEALNDE; this is encoded by the coding sequence ATGAGCTGCGGACATGATCACGAACACGAGGAAATGCTGGAATTCGCCAAGGTCGGGCAGAAGGTGCCCGAGTTCACGCTGGAAGCCTTTGATCCCGCCGAGGGCGCGTTTGCCGAGGTTGATCTGGGCGAGCTGCGCGAACAGGGCAAATGGGTGATCCTGTTCTTCTATCCTGCGGATTTCACCTTTGTGTGCCCCACGGAACTGGCGGATCTGGCCTCCCGGCATGCCGATCTGGTCAAGCTGGGAGCGGAAGTGGTTTCCGTGTCCACGGATACCAAGTTCACGCACATGGCCTGGAAGGCTGACGAGCGCATGCTCGGGGATGTGAAGTTCAGGATGGCCGCGGACCCGACCGGCGCAGTGTCCCGCTTTTTCGACGTGTGGGACTACGAAACCGGGCTGGCCCTGCGCGGCACGTTCATCATCAACCCCGAAGGCGTGCTCGTGTCCTCGGAGGTCAATTTCTACAACGTGGGCCGCAATGCGGACGAACTGTTCCGCAAGATGGAGGCCAACACCTACCTGATCGACCACCCGGCCGAGGCCTGCCCGGCCAAATGGACCCCGGGCGAAAAGACCCTCACCCCAGGCGAAAAACTGGTCGGCAAGGTCTATGAGGCCCTGAACGACGAATAG
- a CDS encoding insulinase family protein, translated as MKYGFEKVREMEIPELASTAVLYRHAKTGARVLSVVNDDENKVFGISFRTPPEDSTGVAHILEHSVLCGSEKYPVREPFVELLKGSLQTFLNALTFPDKTCYPVASANVADFYNLVDVYLDAVFHPRLTENTLRQEGWHYETEGADKPLSYKGVVFNEMKGAYSSPDSLLYEYSQHSLFPDTTYGLDSGGDPAVIPDLTFEKFMDFHRTHYHPSNAYAFFYGDDDPDKRLEILDREFSRYERIDVTGTRVPLQPRFADAVAVKKPYPASERLSKGMFTVNWMLAETADANLNLALHILDHILIGLPSSPLRKALMDSGLGEDLAGVGLEGDIRQMFFSVGLKGIHPSNAIKVESLIFHTIKELVENGIDPMDVEAAVNSVEFDLRENNSGSYPRGLSLMFQALSTWLYDSEDGTEGDPFVLLPFEEPLRNIKAWLEQGERIFEELLARLFLHNPHRTTVQLDPDHKLARTLAAEERARLDAARKAMSEQDVQRVMDEAAELMRLQAEPDAPEALATIPRLAVADLPRENQLIPTEERTASGAPVLFHELHTNGIAYLDLAFDMSGIPDRLLPYASVFSRALLEMGTEQRGYVEFSQWVARITGGIWGQIHNTPILDSDIAGSRLILRAKATHEHAAEMAEILREVLTSAKLTDRNRFRQIVSEAVARVEQRIVPSGHQVVATRLRARSHRAHAMEEMISGVSNLFFLRTLRDRVENDFRRVAKELEEFRSLLLRKNGLLLNATMDADGFRALEPELAAIADCLPEKDAPAQERAPMDLPAVEGMTIPAQVNYVGKSCNVAELGFAFTGTAQAVNKLLRTGYLWERVRVQGGAYGSFCIVDRLGGTLSFISYRDPNLDRTLTAYDAAADHLANLELSRDELEKSVIGAIGELDQYMLPDAKGYTALARHLSGQTDEYLQTLRDQALAVTEQDFRDFAEAVRLTAENGAVCVLGHEPGMDASELEFVKTPVL; from the coding sequence ATGAAATACGGTTTCGAGAAAGTCCGCGAAATGGAAATACCGGAGCTGGCCTCCACGGCCGTGCTGTACCGCCACGCCAAAACCGGAGCTCGGGTGCTCTCCGTGGTCAACGATGACGAAAACAAGGTGTTCGGCATCAGCTTCCGCACCCCGCCCGAGGATTCCACGGGCGTGGCGCACATTCTGGAGCATTCGGTACTGTGCGGCTCGGAGAAATACCCGGTTCGGGAGCCGTTCGTGGAGCTGCTCAAGGGGTCGCTCCAGACCTTTCTGAACGCCCTGACCTTTCCGGACAAGACCTGCTATCCCGTGGCCAGCGCCAATGTCGCGGATTTCTACAATCTGGTGGATGTGTATCTGGACGCGGTGTTTCATCCCCGACTCACGGAAAACACCCTGCGTCAGGAGGGCTGGCATTACGAGACCGAGGGCGCGGACAAGCCCCTGTCCTACAAGGGCGTGGTGTTCAACGAGATGAAGGGCGCGTATTCCTCGCCCGATTCCCTGCTCTACGAATACTCCCAGCACTCCCTGTTCCCGGACACGACCTACGGCCTTGATTCGGGCGGCGATCCGGCCGTGATCCCGGACCTGACCTTCGAGAAGTTCATGGACTTCCACCGCACCCATTATCATCCGTCCAATGCCTACGCCTTTTTCTACGGGGACGATGATCCGGACAAGCGGCTGGAGATTCTGGACCGCGAATTTTCCCGGTACGAACGCATTGATGTGACCGGAACCCGCGTGCCGCTTCAGCCCCGTTTTGCCGACGCCGTGGCCGTGAAAAAACCGTATCCCGCGTCCGAACGCCTTTCCAAGGGCATGTTCACCGTGAACTGGATGCTGGCCGAGACTGCGGACGCAAACCTGAATCTGGCCCTGCACATTCTGGATCACATCCTGATCGGACTGCCGTCCTCGCCCCTGCGCAAGGCGCTCATGGATTCCGGGCTGGGCGAAGATCTGGCCGGGGTCGGTCTGGAAGGGGACATCCGCCAGATGTTCTTTTCCGTGGGGCTCAAGGGCATTCACCCGTCCAACGCCATCAAGGTGGAATCCCTGATCTTCCACACCATCAAGGAATTGGTGGAAAACGGCATTGATCCCATGGACGTGGAAGCTGCGGTCAATTCCGTGGAATTCGATCTGCGCGAAAACAACTCCGGTTCCTATCCGCGCGGCCTGTCCCTGATGTTTCAGGCCCTGTCCACCTGGCTGTACGACAGCGAGGACGGAACCGAGGGTGATCCCTTCGTGCTGCTGCCCTTCGAGGAGCCGCTGCGCAACATCAAGGCATGGCTGGAACAGGGCGAAAGAATCTTCGAGGAACTGCTGGCCCGTCTGTTCCTGCACAACCCGCATCGCACCACGGTGCAGCTCGACCCGGACCACAAGCTGGCCAGGACGCTGGCTGCCGAGGAACGCGCCCGTCTGGATGCGGCGCGCAAGGCCATGTCCGAACAGGATGTGCAGCGCGTCATGGACGAGGCCGCCGAGCTCATGCGGCTTCAGGCCGAACCCGATGCGCCCGAGGCACTGGCGACCATTCCCCGGCTGGCCGTGGCCGATCTGCCGCGCGAGAATCAGCTCATCCCCACCGAGGAACGCACCGCTTCCGGCGCGCCCGTGCTGTTCCACGAACTGCACACCAACGGCATTGCCTATCTCGACCTCGCGTTCGACATGTCCGGCATTCCGGATCGGCTGCTGCCATACGCCTCGGTCTTCAGCCGCGCCCTGCTGGAAATGGGCACGGAACAGCGCGGCTACGTGGAATTCTCCCAATGGGTGGCGCGCATCACCGGCGGCATCTGGGGCCAGATTCACAACACCCCGATTCTGGATTCCGACATTGCAGGCTCCCGGCTCATTCTCCGGGCCAAGGCCACGCACGAACACGCCGCCGAAATGGCGGAAATCCTGCGCGAGGTCCTGACCTCGGCCAAGCTGACCGACCGCAACCGCTTCCGCCAGATCGTGTCCGAGGCCGTGGCGCGCGTCGAACAGCGCATCGTGCCGTCCGGGCATCAGGTCGTGGCCACCCGTTTGCGCGCCCGCTCGCATCGCGCCCATGCCATGGAGGAAATGATCTCCGGCGTGAGCAACCTGTTCTTCCTGCGTACCCTGCGAGATCGCGTGGAAAACGATTTCCGCCGCGTGGCCAAGGAACTGGAGGAATTCCGGTCCCTGCTTCTGCGCAAGAACGGCCTGCTGCTCAACGCGACCATGGATGCGGACGGATTCCGCGCCCTTGAACCGGAACTGGCCGCCATTGCGGACTGCCTGCCGGAAAAGGATGCGCCCGCACAGGAACGCGCGCCCATGGACCTGCCCGCCGTGGAAGGCATGACCATCCCGGCACAGGTCAATTACGTGGGCAAAAGCTGCAACGTGGCCGAACTCGGCTTCGCCTTCACCGGCACGGCACAGGCCGTGAACAAGCTCCTGCGCACCGGCTACCTCTGGGAACGCGTGCGCGTGCAGGGCGGGGCCTACGGTTCCTTCTGCATCGTGGACCGGCTGGGCGGCACCCTGTCCTTCATCTCCTATCGCGATCCGAATCTGGACAGAACCCTGACCGCCTATGACGCGGCAGCCGACCATCTGGCCAATCTCGAACTCTCCCGCGACGAACTCGAAAAATCCGTGATCGGCGCAATCGGCGAGCTCGATCAGTACATGCTGCCCGACGCCAAGGGCTATACCGCCCTTGCCCGGCACCTGTCCGGCCAGACCGACGAATACCTCCAGACCCTGCGCGATCAGGCCCTTGCCGTTACCGAACAGGATTTCCGCGACTTTGCCGAGGCCGTGCGCCTGACCGCTGAAAACGGCGCGGTCTGCGTGCTCGGCCATGAACCCGGCATGGACGCATCCGAACTGGAATTCGTGAAAACTCCGGTATTGTAG